The region GATTAGGCCTATAGGGCTGCGGCTGCGTAACTTTCAGAATTTAAGTGCTTTAATTTTAGTAGGTCCAATGTTATTATGAAACACTCCAACACACCGAGAGCCAACTATGACCAATATCCAGCCCCCCAATATCAGATCCAGCTGTTATTCTGCGGCAAACGTCCAAACCTTTTACCTTCCGCAGCCCATTTTCCAAGTTTACCGAATCTAATGGCACACTACATCAGTGCCGGTGGTTGGGGACTGCTGACCTACATCTATCGCTGATGGATCactggttcccaaactttttaaTCTCAAGCCACCTAAATGTGCACTCTGTATGAGGGTCTGAAACTAAATTGGAAACATTGATACCTTTGTTCTAAAAAGCTCCCAGTGTATTCTCATTGAGCCTAATTCACAAAACATGTACAAtccaatttattcatttactgcGCTTTCTAACGCACATTGTgccattcatgtttttttatttttttatttatctgaatTTGTTATTTGGTAGAATATCGGTGTGTTTGGAGATGCGCCTCAAAACGTATGTGGAAGATGCTTATATTTGGAATACTTTATTATTCATGCAAAGTCCTTTTAAGTAGTTACAGACCGTGTTTTTATGAATGCATTTATTATCTTAATATAATATACTAATATTAAATATGCTTTTGACTTTACTACATTTTCCTATTTGTATAACCTTTAATTTTTCACTAGCATTTGACTTCAGTTGCCGCTTTCTTTAAGTTTTAAGAGCAGGTTTTGTAGTTCGCGTAAGAAGaattttacatttgtgaatGAGCCCCTTTGTTTTGGATCTGTACAACATCTATGGGCTTTGCTATTGCTGAGGTTTTCTTAATtcccgtctccctctccctccctcttcagGAAATTTACCCACCCAAACTTCATGATTTTGCCTACGTAACGGATGGAGCCTGTGATGAAGAGGAAATTCTGGAGATGGAGCTGATAATGCTGAAGGtatggtggccattttgaaaaaaaaatgttctcaaaatattctccccccccccccttttcccatattgataaaatgtaatttgtatgaTATCTGTATTGCCACTACAGCAAATCTCTTGTGTGAGTTGGGTTTAATACAACACTCTTTCCTGCCTCTTCAATCCTCTAGGCTCTGAATTGGGAACTCTGTCCAGTAACGGTCATATCATGGCTGAAACtctacatccaaatgtcatctTTGAAGGAAAGCCCCAATGTTCTCGAACCTCAGTTTTCTCAGGAGACATATATACAGATTACCCAGGTAAGCATTCGATTTGCTAGCCAGTATCAAGGCGTGATCCTGGTGGTGAATGATAAGCTTGACAAATACTTTGAGCACACGGTCAGATGACTTCCATATTTTAAATGCACTTTGATTCATTAACTGACTTTTGTAATCATTCTCTTTTCAGCTTTTAGATTTATGTATACTTGATATCTCTGCACTGGATTATCAGTATGGAGTACTTGCTGCTGCAGCTTTTTACCACTTCACCTCTATGGAAGTAGTACAGAAAGTATCAGGTAAGAAACAACAGATAAAGTTTGGTTTtatacattaaaggtacaatatgtaagatttttgtgttaaaacattgttataagactattgtaaatcccttcctatcattgaaaaaggctcactggcatctCGGCGTGTTCAcaaagaagggggagggataaacagtggtttgagggtgtttttgcctgttgtacctttaagaatgaTTTAAGGTCCTGTCCTTCAAAAACATAACGTTCATAATCCTCATTCCAATCATTTTCGAGCTCATTAGAGAATGTGTAAGAGTAGACCTGTGGCTCTTGTGCTGTGTTGATGCTGGAGTGTGCTTATTTGTTCTTTCTCTCGGGAAGGTCTGACGTGGGACAGCATCGTGAGCTGTGTGAACTGGATGACCCCCTTTGTGAGGACCGTGAGCGCGTGTGATGCTGTCCGGCTGAAGGACTTCAGGAAAGTGGCCGCGGAGGACAGGCACAACATCCAAACGCATGTGGATTACCTGGCGATGCTGGTGAGGGACCTCTCGTCTCATAACCATTTTCACTGAGGGTCTTTGCGATATTTCAAGATGGCTTGCGCAgcctttttcaaaatggctgacagtttcacatccacacacgcttcgaaacacccacacgaaacgctTCATGTTCCCTTTTAATGTTTCAGTTACGGTTAGGGTGTACAAAACAAATCCCCCAACATCACACAATTTTCCTGTTTGACTTTTTAATGGGCTTAATGCAATACAATTCATGTGTATACTTTTTGATATTAATACTTACTATAATAAGTTGTATGATAAACTGTCTCAAAATGTTGGACCAAGCATACTGGTCATAAGAGCTATAAAAAAATGGGTACATTTGTACCAAGATTTCTTTCTTAAAAATAGGAGCAGCGTGCATTCAAATAGAAGAAATTGCATTTATACATTAGACATGTTTTCTTGACATCTGTGAGCAAAGCCATGCATGCTTCTAACATCAATTTTAAATGCAGTATGTATTGTGAAAGCATTTTCCTTAGGCTAGTTTTTTTAGTGTAAAGGAAACGCAATTCCATGCTTCATTGAAACTTTGTGTTGGCCACATTGCGAATAATTAAAGCCTTTAATTTGGACCTaaatttttaacattttgcatTGCTAGATTTTTAACATAAATGCATGGTCAAAAATACACCATTGCCAAATAATCAACTTAATTGAATCAATTCACTTGGATCATGATACAGTTTCACTGCAGTGACATAGAAACATTACTCTTTGTTAGAGGATTCCTTTGTGTTTTTGCTATGCTGGCTGAACTAGCTTTGCCggtttgcattcatttttggtCGCCTCCATTTTGCATGATTATGTCCTTAACTTAGAGTTGAGTGTAGGATGGGGGATGACTGATAACTGCagctttacatttcattttcgtGTTCAGACTTGCACTGTTCATCCAACAATGTCCTACACATCCTGTAAAACCTGGAATTTTGAAATGTAGTTTTCCcatcatggaaaatgaaaattgcCAGTATGTCATggaaaacaatttgtttttctggaaaatatttttagtgCAAAAACTAGCCAGATTTAAAgcatcaccccttttcttaacacaagcttgaaaatgacatacccaaataAAATGACATGCCCCCCGCCACCTGTCAACCTGCCAAATATTTtactcaaataaataataaataataaataaataagttattATCTTTCATCCCATATGTGGATggcctgtaacctagtggctaaggtacatgactagggccTGGAAGCAGGGTGTCTGCGCAGGAAAATATggaaaaatatggaaatatttgCTCATAGTAATGCACaagaaatatacaaaataaaatgaattgaaattaatATCAAAAAACAGTCTACATGTGCACTCTTGGAAACGGGCAAGCACCCTgtgtaaggttggtggttcaagccccagtgtagccacgataattttaaccctttaaccccatgttgctccagggtggactgccttgcttagtctaataaactaaGTCGCTTTGTATAAatgcgtcagctaaataactgatgTGGTGATATGCTTTCTCTACTGGGTTCCACTGTATTTATTATTGGCCACTGGAGTACGATTCGGTACTAAATCATTTTCCCTGATTTGAAATCAGAGGTTTAATATAACTGCACTCTGTACTGGTACACCTTGGTAACGCATCTGTACTCCCGTTTTAGAATGACGCTCAACAGAGACAGGAGCAGAGCCTGGCCAGACTGTCGCCTGCACCCCTGCAAACAGAAGAGATCCTGACCCCACCCAACAGCACAGAGAAGCCCTCCAACCACTGAACCGGCAGCCTATCTGCAGCGAGGCTCAGGTCAGGCCCTGCCCCCAGGAATCCTCTCGGACCAACCAACGAGTGATCGGAGAatcattcttgtttttaaaaaactaaaacagaattttaatgtatttatatgtatttttggtttgatttTTAAGGAATTTACTTGCATTCAGTACTTCAAGCCATTCCAACATTTTGAGATTATTTTGAGAGTATGCCTTTTGATTTAAGCAAAAACAAATTGAGGCGATGGATATTGGTGTTTACTCCTGCATAAATAGAGTATTACTCTCCAACTGCTTTGGGAAATGGAGATCCTCAAAGACTTGAATATTggtatgatttaaaaaaaattatttacttGAATTGATATACTCGCTTGGTATTTGTGAAGAGATGAATGGGTTGTGCCATTTAGACCATAGAAAGGAAAAGGTCTCTACTAGGAAAGTACACTTGGTTGTATAGTCTGTCTGCGGAGTTATTTATAACAAGTTAATTGGTGCTGGCAGGAAGATTGTCATATCCGGCATACTTCACCCTGCCGCGTCTGTATTAAACATACTGTATCCTCAACATCAGAGGTCTTCAAATTCTGTGTAGGGGGAAAATCCAGGTTTGAAACTTAAAGCTGCATGCAAATTTGCTGTGGAAGACCTGAGAAAGCAACTGGCTTGATCCTATTGTAGGCAGTTATGATTTGTGTATAATTCTCACAAAATGGCCAGTGATGCGAAACCACTGCATTTTTGTACTGTAAATAACATTCCTGGAAGACTTGACATTATTCCTGACTTTGAAGTAAAGAGTCAGTGAAACTAAACTTGTGCAGAATTATTACGTCAGCTATTTATGTCACTGTTTATGTAGGCCTCTTCGCCACGTAGTGTCTATATGTAAATGATCTACCCATATGAATTCAAATTTCCTTTAACTTAACACTGCCAAAGGCATATTTAATTCaaactgcattttatttaagaTATTGGCTTTTCTCTAGTTGTGTGATGCAATATAGAATCTGAGTGTATTCGCAAGAGCCTATCCAGGTTGCATACTTCTACTTGGCGCTGACCTGGAGTACAAAGTGAACCTGGGATGTAAAATTTTGAGCCTTTTTAAGAGGATGTTTTACAGAATTGGACCTCCCTTAAGTAGGCTTAAGGTCGGTTCAATCCAATCCAACCGCTgtggatgttttctttttcttttttttccctcttctgagttttgaccagttcaaagCCATTTCTCAGGGGGTTTGACAAAGTGCATTGCAGTTGGTACCAATTCTGAGATGTGAT is a window of Conger conger chromosome 1, fConCon1.1, whole genome shotgun sequence DNA encoding:
- the ccne2 gene encoding G1/S-specific cyclin-E2, with the protein product MSRRSGRITLKDRNENTIHTIKNTRKRKSECSKRKTRIATEKQSYEIQNRWAQGGVSPCVLVETPHKELEAASDRSGFKQYRFKNLFIQPSPLPCLSWANSDDVWIKMLNKELKYIHDKSFMERHPKLQPKMRAILLDWLLEVSEVYTLHRETFYLAQDFFDRFMLTQDDISKSRLQLIGITSLFIASKTEEIYPPKLHDFAYVTDGACDEEEILEMELIMLKALNWELCPVTVISWLKLYIQMSSLKESPNVLEPQFSQETYIQITQLLDLCILDISALDYQYGVLAAAAFYHFTSMEVVQKVSGLTWDSIVSCVNWMTPFVRTVSACDAVRLKDFRKVAAEDRHNIQTHVDYLAMLNDAQQRQEQSLARLSPAPLQTEEILTPPNSTEKPSNH